A region of Kribbella sp. NBC_01245 DNA encodes the following proteins:
- a CDS encoding dihydrofolate reductase family protein — MAKLIYSTIGSLDGYVADETGNFDWAAPDDDVHGFVNELMRPLGTYLYGRGMYDVLRFWETAEGLPPVEQEFAAIWQGADKVVYSSTLPENEVRTKRTRLEREFDPAAVRRLKETAGADLAIGGPHLAAQALKAGLVDELQLFLVPAIVGGGNQSLPDDLRLDLTLLDERRINQTIYLHYRVNH, encoded by the coding sequence ATGGCCAAGCTGATTTACTCGACTATCGGGTCGCTCGACGGGTATGTCGCCGACGAGACCGGCAACTTCGACTGGGCTGCGCCGGATGACGACGTCCATGGCTTCGTCAACGAGTTGATGCGACCACTCGGCACGTACCTCTATGGGCGCGGGATGTACGACGTGCTGCGGTTCTGGGAGACGGCCGAGGGGCTTCCGCCGGTCGAGCAGGAGTTCGCGGCGATCTGGCAGGGCGCGGACAAGGTGGTCTACTCGTCCACGCTGCCGGAGAACGAGGTGCGGACCAAACGGACTCGGCTCGAGCGCGAGTTCGACCCGGCGGCCGTACGACGGCTCAAGGAGACGGCCGGCGCCGATCTCGCGATTGGCGGTCCGCACCTCGCCGCGCAGGCCTTGAAGGCGGGCCTGGTCGACGAGCTCCAGCTGTTCCTCGTCCCGGCGATCGTTGGCGGCGGCAACCAATCCCTGCCGGACGACCTCCGCCTCGACCTCACCCTTCTCGACGAGCGCCGCATCAACCAGACCATCTACCTCCACTATCGGGTCAACCACTGA
- a CDS encoding NAD(P)-dependent alcohol dehydrogenase, translated as MKAIVQDTYGTTEVLELREIAKPAPADNQVLLKVQAASVDAGAWHLMTGLPYLLRLGYGVRAPKTAVRGREVAGTVEAVGSGVTRFQPGDEVFGTCEGSFAEYAAAREDRLARKPENLTFEQAAAVPISGGTALQALRDSGKVQAGQRVLVIGAAGGVGTYAVQLAKALGAHVTGVCSTTKVDLVWSIGADEVIDYTSDELSGQYDLILDIAGNRPLRRLRQLLTAKGTLVIVGGEEGGKVFGGTERLLRAALLSPFVGQRLLGIISSERAADFDTLSNLIETGKVTPVIDRSFPLAEAPAAIAYVQSGQSRGKVTITI; from the coding sequence AGATCGCCAAGCCCGCGCCTGCCGACAACCAGGTGCTACTGAAGGTTCAAGCGGCCAGTGTCGATGCAGGCGCCTGGCACCTCATGACGGGTCTGCCGTACCTCCTCCGTCTTGGGTACGGCGTACGCGCACCCAAGACCGCCGTACGAGGCCGGGAAGTCGCAGGAACCGTCGAGGCCGTCGGTAGTGGGGTCACGCGCTTCCAACCAGGTGACGAGGTTTTCGGCACTTGTGAGGGCTCATTCGCCGAATACGCGGCCGCCAGGGAAGACAGGCTCGCGCGCAAGCCTGAGAACCTCACCTTCGAACAGGCGGCCGCAGTTCCTATCTCCGGCGGTACGGCGTTGCAGGCGTTGCGGGACAGCGGGAAGGTTCAGGCCGGGCAGCGCGTGCTGGTGATCGGTGCGGCTGGTGGTGTCGGCACGTACGCCGTACAACTGGCTAAAGCACTCGGAGCCCACGTGACGGGCGTATGCAGCACCACGAAGGTAGACCTGGTCTGGTCGATCGGAGCCGACGAGGTCATCGACTACACCAGTGACGAGTTGAGCGGGCAGTACGACCTCATCCTCGACATAGCTGGCAACCGACCGCTACGCCGGCTACGGCAATTGCTAACCGCTAAGGGAACACTGGTCATCGTTGGAGGAGAAGAGGGCGGCAAGGTCTTCGGTGGAACGGAACGCCTACTCCGAGCCGCTCTACTCTCGCCGTTCGTCGGTCAACGGCTGCTCGGCATCATCAGCAGCGAGCGCGCCGCGGACTTCGACACCCTCAGCAACCTGATCGAAACGGGCAAAGTCACCCCGGTGATCGACCGCTCCTTCCCCCTCGCCGAAGCCCCCGCCGCCATCGCCTACGTCCAATCCGGCCAATCCCGCGGCAAAGTAACCATCACGATCTAA